The Candidatus Cetobacterium colombiensis genome includes a window with the following:
- the gshAB gene encoding bifunctional glutamate--cysteine ligase GshA/glutathione synthetase GshB, with product MNEIEKIIKENSLGLDTKKGRFGIEKESVRVKENGELATTPHPKIFGDKIKNLYITVDFSESQIEMITPIENSVEKAYDFLRNIHEIVITNLKNEYLWSQSVPPILPDEELIPIGKFPENKELEEYRKLLSLKYGRKKQLLSGVHFNFSFDNEFLIELYELSDKKITFKEFKNNIYLKISRNYFKYGWMIIYLLGASPVVHETYLEKCINKMKKFTEDTYYFEDLVSFRNGSCGYRNEKDFFVNYESVDKYVESLENLIEKDSISNAKEYYSPVRLKTKNPKDILKELKNNGIEYLEFRSIDLNPFSEIGIEKQDLEFLHLFILFLFLKDDESFDEKDYFTYLKNQEILANKGNSDEFRLICCKDKNVSPKEFSMVIIDEIEKHLKNIGAFTNKDDKTLQYQKNKILSNTLYSDLILKEVKQKGFIKFHMDKSKYFLYEMEKIPYTLKGFEDLELSTQILLKAAIKNGVKFEILDRDENFISLEKNGKIEYVKQATKTSLDSYVTMLIMENKVVTKKVLEKKGIIVPEGKNYFNIDEAKRDYRKYRGGIVIKPKSTNFGLGITIFKDKFSKEDYEKALEIAFKEDNSILIEKFVKGKEYRILIINDEVAGILHRVPANIKGDGIRSIKELVAKKNLDSLRGVGYKTPLEKIKLEDPEKLFLKGQGLTIEDIPKKDNVIYLRENSNISTGGDSLDYTDEILDIYKEIAVKASKAVGAKICGVDMMIEDINNSNPNENYSIIELNFNPAIHIHCYPYKGKNRNIGEKILSALQYL from the coding sequence TGAATTAGCAACAACTCCTCATCCCAAAATTTTTGGAGATAAAATAAAAAACCTGTATATAACAGTTGATTTTTCTGAAAGTCAAATTGAGATGATAACTCCAATAGAAAATAGTGTGGAAAAAGCCTATGATTTTTTAAGAAATATTCATGAAATAGTTATAACTAATTTAAAAAATGAGTATCTATGGTCTCAAAGTGTACCACCAATTTTACCAGATGAAGAATTAATTCCAATTGGAAAATTTCCAGAAAATAAAGAGTTAGAAGAATATAGAAAGCTATTGAGTTTAAAATACGGAAGAAAAAAACAACTTTTGTCAGGAGTACATTTTAATTTTTCCTTTGACAATGAATTTTTAATAGAACTATATGAATTATCAGATAAAAAAATAACTTTTAAAGAGTTTAAAAATAATATTTATTTAAAAATATCTAGAAATTATTTTAAATATGGATGGATGATTATATATTTATTAGGTGCAAGCCCTGTTGTTCACGAAACTTATCTTGAAAAGTGTATAAATAAAATGAAAAAATTTACAGAGGATACATATTATTTTGAAGATTTAGTTTCTTTTAGAAATGGTAGTTGTGGCTATAGAAATGAAAAAGATTTCTTCGTAAACTATGAAAGTGTAGATAAATATGTTGAAAGTTTAGAAAATTTAATTGAAAAAGATAGTATTTCAAATGCCAAAGAGTATTACAGCCCTGTCAGATTAAAAACAAAAAATCCTAAAGATATACTAAAAGAGTTGAAAAATAATGGAATTGAATATTTAGAGTTTAGATCTATAGATTTAAATCCATTTTCAGAAATAGGTATAGAAAAACAAGATTTAGAATTTTTACATCTTTTTATACTTTTCTTATTTTTAAAAGATGATGAATCTTTTGATGAAAAAGATTATTTTACATATTTAAAAAATCAAGAAATACTTGCTAATAAAGGAAATTCAGATGAATTTAGATTAATCTGTTGTAAAGATAAAAATGTTTCTCCTAAAGAGTTTTCAATGGTTATTATAGATGAAATTGAAAAACATTTAAAAAATATAGGCGCTTTTACAAATAAAGATGATAAAACTTTACAATATCAAAAGAATAAAATTTTATCGAATACACTTTATTCAGATTTAATTTTAAAAGAAGTAAAGCAAAAAGGATTTATAAAATTCCATATGGATAAATCTAAATATTTTTTATATGAAATGGAAAAAATACCATATACTCTTAAAGGATTTGAAGATCTAGAACTTTCCACTCAAATTCTTTTAAAAGCAGCTATAAAAAATGGTGTTAAATTTGAAATTTTAGATAGAGATGAAAATTTTATCTCTTTGGAAAAAAATGGAAAGATAGAATATGTAAAACAAGCTACAAAAACTTCTTTAGATTCTTATGTTACAATGCTTATTATGGAAAATAAAGTTGTAACAAAAAAAGTTTTAGAAAAAAAAGGAATTATAGTTCCAGAAGGAAAAAATTATTTTAATATTGATGAAGCTAAAAGGGATTATAGAAAATATAGAGGGGGAATAGTGATAAAACCAAAATCTACAAATTTTGGTCTTGGAATTACAATATTTAAAGATAAATTTTCTAAAGAAGATTATGAAAAAGCTTTAGAAATAGCTTTTAAAGAGGATAATTCTATTCTTATTGAAAAATTTGTAAAAGGAAAAGAATATAGAATTCTTATTATTAATGACGAGGTAGCTGGTATTTTACATAGAGTTCCTGCTAATATAAAAGGTGATGGAATAAGAAGTATAAAAGAACTTGTAGCTAAAAAGAATTTAGATTCTTTAAGAGGTGTAGGCTACAAAACTCCTTTAGAAAAAATAAAATTAGAGGATCCTGAAAAGTTATTTCTAAAAGGTCAAGGATTAACTATAGAAGATATTCCTAAAAAAGATAATGTTATATACCTAAGAGAGAATTCAAATATAAGTACAGGTGGTGATAGCTTAGATTATACAGATGAAATCTTAGATATTTATAAGGAAATTGCTGTGAAAGCTTCAAAAGCTGTAGGAGCTAAGATTTGTGGAGTTGATATGATGATAGAAGATATTAATAATTCAAATCCAAATGAGAACTACTCTATTATAGAGTTAAATTTCAATCCAGCAATACACATACATTGTTATCCATACAAAGGAAAAAACAGAAATATTGGAGAAAAAATATTAAGTGCACTACAATACCTATAA
- the lysA gene encoding diaminopimelate decarboxylase, with the protein MKYLGSMKNKDGILEVGGVLTTQLKKDFETPLYIYDLELMEKNIKILKEGFSSDKFRTTVVYASKAYLSKGIVQVIDNFGLHIDAVSAGELHTILSTGIDHKKIHMHGNNKSMEEIELCVANNIGSIILDNRFEADKVSEICKKMGKKMDVMLRLNIGIDAHTHEYIKTAKHTSKFGESIFAEDIICIVKNIVEKKELNFLGFHCHIGSQIFDELAFYEGIETMVKFTKEVSEKLNIIIPEINIGGGFGVRYTKEDTDVNLKKLMTDIIRHLEKTLEVENLKIENVSIEPGRSIVAQAGSTLYTVGGTKETFGGEKYVFIDGGMTDNIRPALYKAEYESVVANKLNENIKEKVTLAGKCCESGDIIIKDTELQKCNENDLVLVSCTGAYGHSMSSNYNKALKPAVVFVKLGKSYLVSKRESYDDLIKNDLLLENIF; encoded by the coding sequence ATGAAATATTTAGGGAGTATGAAAAATAAAGATGGGATTTTAGAAGTTGGTGGGGTTTTAACAACTCAATTAAAAAAAGACTTTGAAACACCGTTATATATATATGATTTAGAACTTATGGAAAAAAACATAAAAATACTAAAAGAAGGATTTTCTAGTGATAAATTTAGAACAACTGTTGTATATGCTTCAAAAGCTTATCTTTCAAAAGGAATAGTTCAAGTTATAGATAACTTTGGATTACATATTGATGCTGTTTCAGCAGGAGAACTTCATACAATTCTATCAACAGGAATTGATCATAAAAAAATTCATATGCATGGAAATAACAAATCTATGGAGGAAATAGAGTTATGTGTAGCTAATAATATAGGGAGTATTATCTTAGATAATAGATTTGAAGCAGATAAAGTTTCAGAAATTTGTAAAAAAATGGGGAAAAAAATGGATGTTATGCTGAGATTAAATATCGGAATAGATGCTCATACTCACGAATATATAAAAACTGCAAAACATACTTCTAAATTTGGAGAATCTATTTTTGCTGAAGATATAATATGTATTGTTAAAAATATAGTTGAAAAAAAAGAATTAAACTTTTTAGGATTTCACTGTCATATTGGTTCACAAATTTTTGATGAATTAGCTTTTTATGAAGGAATAGAAACTATGGTTAAATTTACAAAAGAAGTGTCTGAAAAATTAAATATTATAATACCTGAAATAAATATTGGTGGAGGATTTGGAGTTAGATATACAAAAGAAGATACAGATGTAAATTTAAAAAAATTAATGACAGACATTATAAGACATTTAGAAAAAACTTTAGAAGTTGAAAATTTAAAAATTGAAAATGTTTCAATTGAACCAGGACGTTCTATAGTGGCTCAGGCTGGAAGTACACTTTATACAGTTGGTGGAACAAAAGAAACTTTTGGTGGAGAAAAGTATGTATTTATAGATGGTGGAATGACTGATAATATAAGACCAGCCCTTTACAAAGCTGAATACGAAAGTGTTGTAGCTAATAAATTAAATGAAAATATCAAAGAAAAAGTTACTTTAGCTGGAAAGTGCTGTGAATCTGGAGATATTATTATAAAAGATACAGAGCTACAAAAATGTAATGAAAATGACCTTGTCCTTGTTAGTTGCACGGGTGCATATGGTCATTCTATGAGTAGCAATTATAATAAAGCTTTAAAACCTGCAGTAGTTTTTGTAAAACTTGGAAAAAGTTATCTCGTATCAAAAAGAGAAAGCTATGATGATTTAATAAAAAATGATTTGCTATTAGAAAATATATTTTAA
- the msrA gene encoding peptide-methionine (S)-S-oxide reductase MsrA — translation MLKKIIIYLFLFSVYSFGSIEKSYVAGGCFWCTEHDIENIPGVIKVTSGYLGGDIPNPTYKEVESGTTGHREGVMIEYDNSLISYSQLMYDFLKTINPTDEGGQFVDRGFQYSPAIFYLTKAEKTKILKELEKIKKEGKFNSINVAVLPFKNFYPAEEYHQEYSKKNPLRYKYYRYRSGRDQFLKKTWGNN, via the coding sequence ATGCTTAAAAAAATTATAATCTATTTATTTTTATTTTCAGTTTATTCTTTTGGTTCAATAGAAAAATCTTATGTAGCAGGAGGATGCTTTTGGTGTACAGAGCATGATATTGAAAATATTCCTGGAGTTATAAAAGTGACTTCAGGTTATTTAGGTGGAGATATTCCTAATCCAACTTATAAAGAAGTTGAAAGTGGAACTACAGGACATAGAGAAGGAGTGATGATAGAATATGATAATTCTTTAATAAGTTATTCACAATTAATGTATGATTTTTTGAAAACAATAAATCCTACAGATGAAGGTGGGCAATTTGTAGATAGGGGATTTCAATATTCTCCTGCAATTTTTTATTTGACAAAAGCAGAAAAAACGAAAATTTTAAAAGAATTAGAAAAAATAAAAAAAGAAGGAAAGTTTAATAGTATAAATGTAGCTGTTCTACCTTTTAAGAATTTTTATCCAGCAGAAGAATATCACCAAGAATACTCAAAAAAAAATCCATTAAGATATAAATACTATCGATATAGATCAGGAAGAGATCAATTTTTAAAAAAAACTTGGGGAAATAATTAA
- a CDS encoding cyclophilin-like fold protein, which translates to MILLKTFFIFTIFFISNVEVFSANNFSINIQVGNKIFKGTLVNNPSTRALIKKFPLKIVMSDLYNNEKYYHFSETFPTNQEQVENIKIGDIFLYRSNYLVIFYDNFKTSYSYTKLGQVNDISGFKEALGKRTIETIWSFDAPTTKIRDFTEVIVNKKPGIF; encoded by the coding sequence ATGATTTTATTAAAAACTTTTTTTATTTTCACTATTTTTTTTATTTCAAATGTTGAAGTATTTTCAGCTAATAATTTTTCAATTAATATTCAAGTTGGAAACAAAATTTTTAAAGGAACATTAGTTAATAATCCGTCAACAAGAGCTTTAATAAAGAAATTTCCTCTAAAAATAGTTATGAGTGATCTTTATAACAATGAAAAATATTATCATTTTTCAGAAACTTTTCCCACGAATCAAGAGCAAGTAGAAAATATTAAAATTGGTGATATCTTCTTATATCGCTCTAACTATTTAGTTATATTTTATGATAACTTTAAAACTTCATATAGTTACACTAAACTTGGTCAAGTGAATGATATTTCAGGTTTTAAGGAAGCTCTTGGAAAAAGAACTATTGAAACAATTTGGTCTTTTGATGCTCCTACCACTAAAATAAGGGATTTTACAGAAGTTATTGTAAATAAAAAACCAGGTATATTTTAA
- a CDS encoding 4Fe-4S binding protein, which translates to MARRIDIEKCIGCGKCEQSCIVGCISNNENGKRIIDENACVDCGACQLVCPIKCIDNF; encoded by the coding sequence ATGGCAAGAAGAATTGATATTGAAAAATGTATCGGATGTGGAAAGTGCGAACAAAGTTGTATAGTTGGGTGTATTTCAAATAATGAAAATGGTAAAAGAATTATAGATGAAAATGCTTGTGTGGATTGTGGAGCTTGCCAATTAGTATGTCCTATAAAATGTATAGATAATTTTTAA
- a CDS encoding pyridoxamine 5'-phosphate oxidase family protein, with amino-acid sequence MFNEKFLEVLKHEGVVSIVTCGSEGAHVSNTWNSYITIVDENKILIPAAAMIKTEKNINENSNVKLTLGSHEVMGYRYMGTGFLLEGTAKFLKEGDEFNMMKEKFSFLTRVLEITVTSCKQTL; translated from the coding sequence ATGTTTAATGAAAAATTTTTAGAGGTTTTAAAACATGAAGGAGTTGTTTCCATTGTTACTTGCGGAAGTGAAGGAGCACATGTTTCAAATACTTGGAATAGTTATATAACTATTGTGGACGAAAATAAAATTTTAATACCTGCTGCAGCTATGATAAAAACCGAAAAGAATATAAATGAAAATTCTAATGTAAAATTGACTTTAGGAAGCCATGAAGTAATGGGATATAGATATATGGGAACTGGTTTTCTTTTAGAGGGAACAGCTAAATTTTTAAAAGAAGGAGACGAATTTAATATGATGAAAGAGAAATTCTCTTTCTTAACTAGAGTTTTAGAAATAACAGTAACATCTTGCAAACAAACTTTATAA
- a CDS encoding RrF2 family transcriptional regulator translates to MKMSVGVEYALHCLLYIVKLKGKDYVGIKDLAEFQGVSESYLAKVFTKLGKAGITKSVSGVKGGYELAKDPENISFWDVVEAVEGKEPLFQCAEIRQKNILIDQNNLPDSYTKCPCFIKVVMQEGEDEMKKYLSKKTLAWLYNEVYGRILPAETENKTHQWFKSKRETI, encoded by the coding sequence ATGAAAATGTCAGTTGGTGTGGAGTATGCTCTTCACTGTCTTTTATATATTGTAAAGCTTAAAGGTAAAGATTATGTAGGAATAAAGGATTTAGCAGAGTTTCAAGGAGTATCTGAATCATATCTTGCTAAAGTTTTTACAAAACTAGGAAAAGCTGGAATAACAAAGTCTGTTTCAGGTGTAAAAGGAGGATACGAATTAGCTAAAGATCCTGAAAATATATCTTTTTGGGATGTCGTTGAAGCTGTGGAAGGAAAAGAACCTCTTTTTCAATGCGCTGAGATTAGACAAAAAAATATTTTAATTGATCAAAATAATCTTCCTGATTCTTATACTAAGTGTCCGTGTTTTATAAAAGTGGTTATGCAAGAGGGGGAAGATGAAATGAAAAAATATCTTTCAAAGAAAACTTTAGCTTGGCTTTATAACGAGGTATATGGAAGAATTCTTCCTGCTGAAACAGAAAATAAAACGCATCAATGGTTTAAATCTAAAAGAGAAACAATTTAA
- a CDS encoding GNAT family N-acetyltransferase, whose translation MIISLKEINKTNYKECINLKLTLEQERYISSNLLSLVQTVYEEDFYSLGIYIDDLMVGFILYDFDLSVGGWSMSRFMIDYKYQHQGIGERALKKFIKFFKNKYNSEKLYTSVEVNNLVALKLYEKLGFTKEKYFEYESDRKIYKEIQMKLIF comes from the coding sequence ATGATTATATCTTTAAAAGAAATTAATAAAACTAATTATAAAGAATGTATTAATTTAAAATTAACTTTAGAACAAGAAAGATATATCTCATCTAATTTATTATCTTTAGTACAAACTGTATATGAAGAGGATTTTTATTCTTTAGGTATTTATATAGATGATTTAATGGTAGGATTTATTTTATATGATTTTGATTTAAGCGTAGGTGGATGGTCTATGAGTAGATTTATGATTGATTACAAATATCAACATCAGGGGATCGGAGAAAGAGCATTAAAAAAGTTTATTAAATTTTTTAAGAACAAATATAACAGTGAAAAACTTTATACTAGTGTTGAAGTTAATAATTTAGTTGCTCTTAAATTATATGAGAAATTAGGATTTACAAAAGAAAAATATTTTGAGTATGAAAGTGATAGAAAAATTTATAAAGAAATTCAAATGAAGCTAATTTTTTAA